The bacterium DNA window ACGCGCCTCGGGGGAACGGGGAGACTCCCCGGCCCGGCGGACGGCCTGAGCCCGGTTGTCGGATTCGGAAATCGATCCCTCCCGGCCAGCCTGACGATCGCGGCGAAACGCCCTTGTATACCCCCCGGGGGTATGTTATAGTATTACCGAACGAGAGGGAAAACACTATGAACCATATAACCAGGCATGACGAACAGACTACGGCCTTGCGGCGGATCGAGGGTCAGGTCCGGGGGTTGCAGAGCATGATCGCCGACGGGGAGTATTGCATCGACATCATCACCCAGATCTGCGCGGCGATCAACGCCCTGTACGCGGTAGCGGAAAAGATTTTATCCAAGCATATCGAGCACTGCGTGGTCGAGGCCTTCAGAAGCGATTCTTCGGAAGAGAAGGAAGAAAAGATTTCCGAGATCATGGCGGTGGTTCACCGGTTGCGAAAACTTTGAGGACGAACCGAGGAGATTGTCATGAGGAGACTGGTATATTGTACCGTCGCCGCCGCCATAAGCCTGGCGGCGGGGCGCGAAACCGCGGGAAATCCGGTCCCTGACGGAACCGCCCCGCCCATCGAGGTAGGGAACGCCTTCTGCCCGGTGACCGGCGCAAAAGTGGGGTCGATGGGCGCGCCCGTAACCTATGCATACGAGGGTCGCCTGTATAATCTCTGCTGCCCCGGCTGTAAACGAACAATCGAACAGGATCCGGCCCGATATACCTCCAGGGTTAAGTCCCTAGCGGTCGAAGCTTTCCGATTCGGGTTCGAACCGGAGACGATCGCGGTGCGTCAAGGCGATATCGTCGTCATCGACCTGAGTTCACGGGACACGCGCCACGGTTTTTACATCAAGGAATACGGGATCAACGCCCAGTTCGGAAACGACCGGACGGAAAAGGTGAGCTTTATCGCGGATCGCCGGGGTGAGTTTCCCATTCTCTGTTCGGTTTACTGCGGGGCGCGCCACGGTCGGATGAAAGCCACGCTGATCGTTCAATGAAGAGCGCGCGGATCGGAGCGATAGTCGGGTTGATATCCCTGGGCATGACGCCTTTATCCGCGCAAACCGGGGACAGGGACTTCCTGACCGGTTTGACCGAGGAAGCTTTGGCGGCCAATCCACTGGTGCGGTCGTACTATCTCCAGTCCCAGGCGGCGCTCGCCGAGGCCGGGGCCGCGGGTTCCCTGCCTCAGCCCCAAATCGGTTTCGCCTATTTCGGCGAAGCGGTACAAACCAAAGTCGGACCGCAGGAGAGCAAATACAGCATTTCCCAAACGATACCCTTCCCCACCAAATTATCGCTGAACAGCAAAATCGCGGACCGGGCCGCCCAGGTAGAGCAGATCAAATACGTATTGGCGGTCAGGGACACGGTTCAACAGATCAAGCTGACGTTCTTCGATTACTATCTTACCGTCTCCACCCTGGCCACGCTGAGGGAGGAAAAAGCGATCTTGAACCAGATGCTCGGGGTGGCCCGGTCCCGCTACGAAACTTCTCCGAACCTCAACCAAACGGACTTGATCAAGATAAATCTGGAGGCGGCGGCTTTGGAGGCTGCGATCATCGGCGCCGAGTCCCGGGAAAACATGGGCCGCGCCTCTTTGAACAGAATCCTGGCTCGGCCGCCCGAAACCGCCCTGGACATCCCGGAGGGGTATGCCCCTCTCACCTCGGCCCCGACCTTGACCGAATCCCAAGCGCGAGAAGAAGCGCTGCGGGAGAGTCCCCTGGTTTTATTGGACCGGTTGGGGGTGGAAAAAGAACGGTTCCGGCTTTCCTTGGCCCGGGAAGAATATCTTCCCGACTTCGGGGTGATGGGCGAATACATACAGATCGGGGACGGCACGACTTCGCTCCCCGACGACGGACAAGACGCCTGGCTGGTGGGGGTGAACGTGCGGGTGCCGCTGTGGTTCTGGAGCATCAGGTCGCGGGTCGATGCGCAGCAGTACCGACTGAACGCGGTCGAAGCGGCACTTGCCGACCGGGAAAATTTCATCGTTTTCAAGATCAACGACCTTTACTTCGGCATACGGTCTCTGACGCGCCTGATCGACCTCTACGAGAATGTTCTTTACCCGCAAGCGCGGCAGAACTTTTCCGTTTCACAATCGGCTTACGAACAAGGCAACGGAGATTTCCTGAACTGGCTGGATTCCGAACGCAAGCTTTTATCCATACGGTTGGAGTTGACGGCCAAAATCGTGGACTACAACAAAACGGTGGCGCGGTTGGAATATATCCTCGGCCGGCCGGTACCGTAAGGCGGAATCGACATGAAAAAAATTATCGGAATTTTGCTCCTGGCGGGCGCGGTGGGGCTCTTCTTCATGCATAGCCGTCCGGAACTCCGGGCAGCGACGGAACCGGAAGCCGCGGCGGAGACGGAAACCGACATTCTTTATTATACCTGCGGCATGCACCCTTCCGTCCATATCACGCCCGAGGCTTACGCCGCCGGCCAGACCCAATGCCCGATCTGTTCCATGGACCTCATCCCCGTAACCAAACCCCGGAGCGAGGGCCGCCCCATGGAAGGCATGGTGATGGTGAGCCCTCGTGAAAAAGCCTTGGCCGGGATCGCCACCGCGCCCGTGGAGATGCTCGACTTGTTCAAGGAGATCCGAACCGCGGGGAAGGTCGCGTACGACGCGGACCTGCGCTCCGCCCAACAGGAATATCTCGAAGCCCGGAGAGCCTACGACCGCGCTCTCGAATCGCAGTTTCCCGAGGCGCAAACCCGGGCGCTGGCGGTGGTGGAAGCGGCGCGGTTCAAGCTTAAACTCGCCGGCGTGGACGAACCATGGATCGCCGAGATCGAAACCGCGGGCAAAGCCGACGACAGCTTGGTTCTGCCCGGGGAAGCGATGTGGGTATATGCCGATTTTTACGAGTATGAATCGTCCTGGCCCCGGCCCGGCGACACGGTCGAGATTATCGCCCCCGCCGACCCCGCTCTGGTCCTGACCGGTGAAATAAAAGCCGTCGAACCGATCGTGCGCAACGATACCCGCACCATCCGGGTCAAAATCCAGACCCGCAACTCCGATGGGATTTTGAAGCCTAATATGTATGTCGATGTCTACCTCTGGAGCGAGATGGGACCGGCGTTGGCGCTGCCCCAGGACGCGGTCTTGGACACCGGCACTCGCAAACTGATCTACGTCGAGGAAGGAGAGAACGGTTACGTGCCCCGGGAAGTGGTCACCGGGCCGGCGGCCACCGCCGTCGTAGACGGAGAAAAAACCGCGGTCTATCCGCTGGTAAGGGGAGCGGCGGAAGGGGAACGAGTCGTCACCGAAGGAAATTTCTTGATCGACTCGCAGTCGCGGCTGGGCGCAACCGCCTCGGCGTATTCCGGCGCCTTGGATCACGCCGGCCACGGGAAGTGAAGCGGCTATGATCGGCAAAATTATCGAACTTTGCTTGAAAAACCGCCTGCTGGTGGTGGGCGTATTCGCTTTGGCGATCGTCGGCGGCTGGGCGGCGATGAGAAGCACCCCGGTCGACGCCATCCCCGACATCGGAGAACTTCAGGTCCTGGTCTACGCCGACTGGCCGGGACGAAGTCCGCAGGACCTACAGGACCAGGTGATCTATCCCCTGACCACGGGCCTGATGGGAACGCCCGGAGTAAAGGCCGTGCGTTCGTCCGCGGCCTTCGGTTTCGGAATCGTCAACATGATCTTCCAGGAGGGGGTCGACTTTTACTGGGCCCGTACCCGGGTCTTGGAGCGGCTCGATTTCGCCAAGCGCGACCTTCCCCCCGAGGCCGTCGTAACTCTGGGCCCGGACGCCACCGCCCTGGGCCAGGTCTTCTGGTATACGGTGGAAGGAGAGGGGTACGATCTGAGCCGGTTGCGCTCCCTTCAGGACTGGTATATCCGTTACCAGCTCAACGCGGTCCCGGGAGTGGCCGAGGTCGCTTCGGTGGGCGGATACGTCAGGCAGTACCAGATCGATGTCGACCCCAATAAACTGGTCGCCTTCGGAGTCAATCTTCACCAGGTCATCGACGCGGTACAGAAATCGAATATCGACGTGGGCGCCAAGGTGTTCGAAACGGGCGATGTCGAATTCATCGTGCGCAGCGCCGGGTTCATCAAGAACCGGGAAGATATCGAAAATATCGTGGTGACTGCCGGGGCCGGCGTCCCCGTCTACGTGAAAAATCTGGGAACCGTCACCCTGGGTCCGGCTTTCCGTCGAGGCGCCCTGGATAAAGAGGGGCAGGAAGCCGTCGGCGGAGTCGTTCTAATGCGCTACGGCGAAAATCCCCTGACCGTAATAAAGAACATCAAGGCGAAAATCCGCGAGATCTCGGTGGGTCTGCCCCCGGGAGTGAAAATCGTTCCGTTCTATGACCGCACCGGCCTGATCGCGCGGGCGATCGACACGTTAAAATCCACCCTGCTCCAGGAGATCCTGATCACGGTGCTGGTGATTGTCCTGTTTCTGCTGCACTTCGGGGGCAGTCTGATCGTATCCCTGGTCCTGCCCATCGGGGTTCTCTTGACCTTCATTCTCATGCGCGGGTTCGGAGTGGACGCCAACATCATGTCCTTGGGCGGCATCGCCATTGCCATCGGCGTCATGGTCGATGCCGGCTGCGTCCTGGTGGAAAACATCTACACCCGCCTGGTGCAGCGCCGACAAGCCCTGAACACGAAAAAACTCGAGGCGCAGGTGCGTCTCGAAGTCTGTATCAAGGCGGCTCGGGAAGTCGGTCGGCCCGTGCTTTTCGCGCTTTTGACCACGATTATCGGATTCATTCCGGTATTCGTGCTCACCGGTCAAGCCGGGAAAATGTTCAGACCGCTGGCCTTCACCAAAACCTTCGCCATGGTTTCGGCGGCAGTGGTGGCGCTCGCCCTCTTGCCTACCTTGGCCTACTACCTCCTGCGCGGACGGCTGGTATCGCTGGAGAGAAACCGGGCGGCGGTGATCCTGAAAAAAATCTATCAGCCGGCGTTGACGTGGGCTTTGGGCCATAAGAGAAGCGTTGTAGGTATCGCCCTGGCCTTCATCGTCCTGGGAGCTCTGTGCGGTTCCCTGCTCAAGCAGGAATTCATGCCCCCCCTGAACGAAGGCGATCTTTTATTCATGCCGGTGCTTCTGCCGGGAGCGTCTCTCACCCAGGTCATGGATGTCCTCAAGACCCAGGACATCGTGATCAAACGGGAATTTCCCGACGAAGTGGAATGGGTCGTAGGCAAACTGGGCCGCGCCGAAACCGCTACCGACCCGGCGCCGGTGGGAATGATCGAAACCATCGTTCATCTCAAGGATAAGCGGCACTGGCGCCCGGGCATGACGCGGGCCGAGCTGATCGACGAAATCCAGGAA harbors:
- a CDS encoding metal-sensitive transcriptional regulator yields the protein MNHITRHDEQTTALRRIEGQVRGLQSMIADGEYCIDIITQICAAINALYAVAEKILSKHIEHCVVEAFRSDSSEEKEEKISEIMAVVHRLRKL
- a CDS encoding TolC family protein → MKSARIGAIVGLISLGMTPLSAQTGDRDFLTGLTEEALAANPLVRSYYLQSQAALAEAGAAGSLPQPQIGFAYFGEAVQTKVGPQESKYSISQTIPFPTKLSLNSKIADRAAQVEQIKYVLAVRDTVQQIKLTFFDYYLTVSTLATLREEKAILNQMLGVARSRYETSPNLNQTDLIKINLEAAALEAAIIGAESRENMGRASLNRILARPPETALDIPEGYAPLTSAPTLTESQAREEALRESPLVLLDRLGVEKERFRLSLAREEYLPDFGVMGEYIQIGDGTTSLPDDGQDAWLVGVNVRVPLWFWSIRSRVDAQQYRLNAVEAALADRENFIVFKINDLYFGIRSLTRLIDLYENVLYPQARQNFSVSQSAYEQGNGDFLNWLDSERKLLSIRLELTAKIVDYNKTVARLEYILGRPVP
- a CDS encoding efflux RND transporter periplasmic adaptor subunit translates to MKKIIGILLLAGAVGLFFMHSRPELRAATEPEAAAETETDILYYTCGMHPSVHITPEAYAAGQTQCPICSMDLIPVTKPRSEGRPMEGMVMVSPREKALAGIATAPVEMLDLFKEIRTAGKVAYDADLRSAQQEYLEARRAYDRALESQFPEAQTRALAVVEAARFKLKLAGVDEPWIAEIETAGKADDSLVLPGEAMWVYADFYEYESSWPRPGDTVEIIAPADPALVLTGEIKAVEPIVRNDTRTIRVKIQTRNSDGILKPNMYVDVYLWSEMGPALALPQDAVLDTGTRKLIYVEEGENGYVPREVVTGPAATAVVDGEKTAVYPLVRGAAEGERVVTEGNFLIDSQSRLGATASAYSGALDHAGHGK
- a CDS encoding CusA/CzcA family heavy metal efflux RND transporter, with amino-acid sequence MIGKIIELCLKNRLLVVGVFALAIVGGWAAMRSTPVDAIPDIGELQVLVYADWPGRSPQDLQDQVIYPLTTGLMGTPGVKAVRSSAAFGFGIVNMIFQEGVDFYWARTRVLERLDFAKRDLPPEAVVTLGPDATALGQVFWYTVEGEGYDLSRLRSLQDWYIRYQLNAVPGVAEVASVGGYVRQYQIDVDPNKLVAFGVNLHQVIDAVQKSNIDVGAKVFETGDVEFIVRSAGFIKNREDIENIVVTAGAGVPVYVKNLGTVTLGPAFRRGALDKEGQEAVGGVVLMRYGENPLTVIKNIKAKIREISVGLPPGVKIVPFYDRTGLIARAIDTLKSTLLQEILITVLVIVLFLLHFGGSLIVSLVLPIGVLLTFILMRGFGVDANIMSLGGIAIAIGVMVDAGCVLVENIYTRLVQRRQALNTKKLEAQVRLEVCIKAAREVGRPVLFALLTTIIGFIPVFVLTGQAGKMFRPLAFTKTFAMVSAAVVALALLPTLAYYLLRGRLVSLERNRAAVILKKIYQPALTWALGHKRSVVGIALAFIVLGALCGSLLKQEFMPPLNEGDLLFMPVLLPGASLTQVMDVLKTQDIVIKREFPDEVEWVVGKLGRAETATDPAPVGMIETIVHLKDKRHWRPGMTRAELIDEIQEKTRMPGVSPIMTQPIRNRIDMLATGIQTPVGIKIFGEDLDTLVEIGTRLEQIVSTVPGALSPYAERTSTRPYYEIEIDRRAAARYGIKVADIQHVVMTAIGGMNLTTTVEGRERYPVRVRYLRELRDTPSALERVFVPSPTGEHIPLAELAALKTVPGPAMINTENTLTYARVFINVDQSRTGLVDFVEAAKKKVREKIDGKELVVPPGYFISWSGQFESEMESRRRLMPALAIALAVILLLLYMAFKRLDTLFIVASGIPVSLMGGVIILYLLDFRFSTAVWVGFIALFGVATDNAVVLLSVLEELFKKKTPRTITEIRSLVLEGGLMRVRPIMMTTMTTIIALAAIMFSTGTGSEIMKPMASPTVGGLITATLSNLLLVPVLYCWLRERELRRKKTAGI